One Pseudomonas sp. MH9.2 DNA segment encodes these proteins:
- the ilvD gene encoding dihydroxy-acid dehydratase has translation MTETTDNMRKYSSLVVDGVEAAPARAMFRAVGFTDEDFKKPQIGIASTWANVTPCNMHINKLAQEAEKGANAAGGKALIFNTITVSDGIANGTEGMKYSLVSREVIADSIETVVGCEGFDGLVAIGGCDKNMPGCLIGMARLNRPAIFVYGGTIKPGSGHTDIISVFEAVGQHAKGDLDLIQLKQIEDTAIPGPGSCGGMYTANTMASAIEALGMSLPGSSAQDAISSDKASDCFRAGQQVLELLARDIKPRDIMTRKAFENAIRVIIALAGSTNGVLHLLAMAHAVDVPLTLDDFTEIGKTTPVLADLRPSGQYMMSELVAIGGIQPLMKRMLDAGLLHGDTLTVTGKTLAENLANVADYPAGQDIIRPFDNPIKKDSHLVILRGNLAPTGSVAKITGKEGLRFEGTARVYHGEEAALAGILNGEVVAGDVIVITYEGPRGGPGMREMLSPTSAIMGKGLGKDVALITDGRFSGGSHGFVVGHITPEAFDGGPIALIENGDKITIDAETREISVGVSAAVLAERRARWTQPAPLYTRGVLAKYAKLVSSAAQGAVTDK, from the coding sequence ATGACTGAGACCACTGACAATATGCGCAAATATTCCTCCCTCGTGGTGGATGGCGTCGAGGCCGCCCCGGCGCGCGCCATGTTTCGTGCCGTCGGCTTCACCGACGAGGACTTCAAAAAGCCGCAGATTGGCATTGCCTCGACCTGGGCCAATGTCACACCCTGCAACATGCACATCAACAAGCTCGCGCAAGAGGCCGAGAAAGGTGCCAATGCAGCGGGCGGCAAGGCCCTGATCTTCAATACCATCACCGTGTCGGATGGCATCGCCAACGGCACCGAGGGCATGAAGTATTCGCTGGTATCGCGTGAAGTCATCGCCGACTCCATCGAAACCGTGGTCGGCTGCGAAGGCTTCGACGGGCTCGTCGCCATTGGTGGCTGCGACAAGAACATGCCCGGTTGCCTGATCGGCATGGCGCGGCTGAACCGCCCGGCAATTTTCGTCTATGGCGGCACCATCAAACCCGGCTCCGGTCACACCGATATTATCTCGGTGTTCGAGGCCGTAGGGCAGCATGCCAAGGGCGATCTCGACCTGATTCAGCTTAAGCAGATCGAAGACACCGCCATCCCGGGCCCAGGCTCCTGCGGCGGCATGTACACCGCCAATACCATGGCCTCGGCCATCGAAGCCCTAGGCATGTCGCTGCCGGGCTCGTCGGCGCAGGACGCGATTTCCTCCGACAAGGCCTCGGACTGCTTCCGCGCCGGCCAGCAGGTGCTGGAACTGCTCGCTCGCGACATCAAGCCGCGCGACATCATGACGCGCAAAGCCTTCGAGAACGCCATCCGCGTCATCATCGCGCTGGCCGGTTCCACCAACGGCGTGCTGCACTTGTTGGCCATGGCCCATGCCGTGGATGTGCCACTGACCCTCGATGACTTCACTGAAATCGGCAAGACCACACCGGTGCTGGCCGACCTGCGTCCTTCTGGCCAGTACATGATGTCGGAGTTGGTCGCCATCGGTGGTATCCAGCCGCTGATGAAGCGCATGCTCGACGCCGGCCTGCTGCATGGCGACACGCTCACCGTCACCGGTAAGACCCTGGCCGAGAATCTCGCCAATGTCGCCGACTACCCTGCCGGTCAGGACATCATTCGGCCCTTCGACAACCCGATCAAGAAGGACTCGCACCTGGTCATCCTGCGCGGCAACCTCGCGCCGACCGGCTCAGTCGCCAAGATCACCGGCAAGGAAGGTCTGCGCTTTGAAGGTACTGCTCGTGTCTACCACGGCGAGGAAGCCGCGCTGGCCGGCATCCTTAATGGCGAAGTGGTCGCCGGCGATGTCATCGTAATCACTTACGAAGGCCCCAGGGGCGGTCCTGGCATGCGTGAAATGCTCTCGCCAACCTCGGCAATCATGGGTAAGGGGCTGGGTAAGGACGTCGCACTCATCACCGATGGCCGCTTCTCCGGCGGTTCGCACGGTTTTGTGGTTGGCCACATCACGCCGGAAGCCTTTGATGGCGGCCCGATTGCACTGATCGAGAACGGCGACAAGATCACCATCGATGCCGAAACCCGCGAGATCAGCGTAGGTGTCAGTGCTGCCGTGCTGGCCGAGCGCCGTGCGCGTTGGACACAACCGGCCCCGCTCTATACACGAGGTGTGCTGGCTAAGTACGCAAAGCTGGTGTCCAGCGCCGCGCAAGGAGCCGTTACCGATAAGTAG
- a CDS encoding BPSL0761 family protein, translating into MTMPNERTRALIQTRDFLAELAEDSALSASMRRQARQLLRHYPNANEILRAGQLEERRVDRLTEPFLSSSID; encoded by the coding sequence ATGACAATGCCGAACGAGCGCACGCGCGCACTCATCCAGACGCGAGACTTTCTGGCCGAGCTTGCAGAAGATTCCGCGCTTTCAGCGTCCATGCGACGTCAGGCCCGCCAGCTGTTACGGCATTATCCCAATGCCAACGAGATCCTGCGGGCCGGGCAGCTCGAAGAGCGAAGGGTCGACCGACTGACCGAGCCCTTCCTGAGCTCCAGCATCGATTGA
- a CDS encoding antitoxin Xre/MbcA/ParS toxin-binding domain-containing protein: MSTSTATRRPAKKKEVSREEGIAAFWRFSSDREPLTESERLHQIKVGFPTDLIQVVRLAFDLQDRHLETLLNASTSALERRRREQKNLDPVASERLDRIAVVSHLAEEILETPVTAAHWMSTPNKALGGTAPIMLCETEIGAKQVRRVLQALEWGGSA; encoded by the coding sequence ATGAGCACTTCAACTGCGACTCGACGTCCGGCAAAAAAGAAAGAGGTGTCCCGAGAGGAGGGCATCGCTGCCTTTTGGCGATTCAGTTCCGATCGAGAGCCGCTGACGGAGTCGGAGCGGCTGCACCAAATAAAAGTAGGGTTTCCCACTGACCTAATCCAGGTTGTTCGCTTGGCCTTTGACCTTCAAGACCGCCACCTGGAAACGCTGCTCAATGCATCAACTTCGGCGCTTGAACGACGGCGGCGCGAGCAAAAGAACCTTGATCCTGTGGCCTCCGAGCGTTTGGACAGAATTGCTGTGGTCAGTCACTTGGCCGAGGAGATATTAGAGACACCAGTGACTGCCGCACATTGGATGTCGACACCGAATAAAGCGCTCGGAGGGACTGCACCGATCATGCTCTGCGAAACTGAGATAGGGGCCAAACAAGTTCGCCGTGTCCTTCAGGCCCTTGAATGGGGCGGTTCAGCCTGA